Below is a genomic region from Nocardioides panacis.
ACGTGCTGGTGGTCCGCAAGCTCGGCGTGCCGGGCCAGCCCGAGCTGGCCATGGGGGCGGTGGGCGAGGAGGGCGTGCGGGTGCTCGACGACCGCGTGCTCCGCTCCACCCGGGTCGACCCCCGCGAGCTGGCCGAGGTGGAGCGCCGGGAGCGCGCCGAGGTCGTGGCCCGGGCCCGGCGGTTCCGGGGCGCCGCCGCCGCGACGTCGCTGCGCGGCCGGGTGGTGGTCGTCGTCGACGACGGGATCGCCACCGGGTCGACGATGCGGGCCGCCTGCGCCGTGGCCCGGGCTCGGGGCTCCCGGCGGGTGGTGGTCGCCGTGCCGGTGGCCGCGATCGGTGCGCTCGCCCAGGTCGGCGAGGAGGCCGACGACCTGGTGTGTCTCGCGTCGCCGGAGCCGTTCGTCAGCGTCAGCCGGTGGTACGCCACCTTCGGCCAGGTGCCCGACGAGGACGTGGTGCTGATGCTCGCGGCCGACCGGGTCCGGCCCGGCCCGGGCGTGCCCTGACCCGCTCAGCTGCCGCGCAGCCCCGGGAAGTCGTCGTCCTTCCACTCGCGGGTGCCCGCCCCGAACTGCGCCGACCCGGCGGCCAGGTCGTTCTCCCGGCCGCGCAGCTCGACCCGGCGGATCTTCCCGGAGATCGTCTTGGGCAGCTCGAAGAACTCCACCCGCCGGACCCGGAGGTACGGCGCCAGGTGCTCGCGTGCGTACTTCAGGATCTCGTAGGCCGTCTCCTCGGTCGGCTCGTAGCCGGGGGCCAGGGCGACGTACGCCTTGGGGACCGCGAGCCGCACCGGGT
It encodes:
- a CDS encoding phosphoribosyltransferase, producing the protein MTRFLNRADAGRQLASHLTHLVRDHPLVLGVPRGGVAVAAEVAAELGLPLDVLVVRKLGVPGQPELAMGAVGEEGVRVLDDRVLRSTRVDPRELAEVERRERAEVVARARRFRGAAAATSLRGRVVVVVDDGIATGSTMRAACAVARARGSRRVVVAVPVAAIGALAQVGEEADDLVCLASPEPFVSVSRWYATFGQVPDEDVVLMLAADRVRPGPGVP
- a CDS encoding AMP-binding enzyme; translated protein: MRNAEAMAGGFYHTGDVANRDEDGYITYVGRTDDVFKASDYKISPFELESVLIEHPAVAEAAVVPAPDPVRLAVPKAYVALAPGYEPTEETAYEILKYAREHLAPYLRVRRVEFFELPKTISGKIRRVELRGRENDLAAGSAQFGAGTREWKDDDFPGLRGS